The window aaaataactgaACCCATCATTACGAAGATAGGATAGATCGAgtcaaacttttatttttcttaactttAACCCATACTtcagataatataatatattaattaattaattaatatattagttcATCTTCCATTAATGTTTCTATTATGAcatttcttcatatatatatatatatatatatatatatataaacttcaatttatatatatatatattatatgaaatcataATTTGGAAAATCATACGTTCTTCAACTAAGACTTTCATACCACAAGTTAGATCGAACACATGAActtcaagtttaaaaaaattattgtcaaGGATTTTTGAACCGTACAATTTTCACCGATCATAAAATGGTAACACATACTGCAGGATTCATTCATAGCTGTGCGGATCTTAAACTTTTCTCTTTAGAAAACCTTAATTAATGGAGAGAGTCAACCTAGCTTCCTGTAAACCAAACATCATTCCTCAAAGTGTTTGTGGgttaattaaactttaattaaaaagcCTAGAACATTAATATATAGCCCaccatataaataatttatcttattatatattaatacttaatGGAATGTAGACTTACATTTTTTACAGATCGATACGAATTCATCATTTACTTGCGTTTCAAAGTTGTCATAcaatacataatttaaatatagcAAGAGTAAAAAATGGctgaatattataatttttcttttctcaaaGACAAAATTGACTACTCATAACCACAGTCACAAGATGGGGCGCCAGTATTACTCCAAATTTCTATCCTCACTATAGTTAATGTCAGAATTTTTTATAGCtttttcatataataaatatagtattttgtgaaaattcaacatatataatcatagaataagaataagagaaaaaaaactaattagcCTTGTTTTATGATATGGATGATTACAATATTTAAAGAGCTTATAGGCATGCAGTTACAGGCCATATATTCAAATATGATCTCCATGGAATATCCCTCATTTCTTCCTGTAAATTTTGTAATCCTAGCAGCCTCCATTTTgctacttttttattttctaagcCAATTTACAGCCTTTAAGGTTGTTAGATCTCACAAACCTAACCCACCTCCTGAAGCAGACGGAGCATGGCCTATAGTAGGCCACCTTCATTTGCTTCGTAGACGACTTAAACTTCCCCATATAGTATTGGCGGACATGGCTGATAAATATGGCCCGATTTATACTCTCAGGCTCGGAGTGCACAAGTTTGTCGTGGTTAGCAGTTGGGAATTGGTCAAGGAGTTGTTCACAACTCATGATTTGGCCGTGGCATCCCGTCCCAAATTGCTAGCTTTAGAACACTTTGGCTATAACAATGCTAGTTTTGGTTTTGCTCCATACGGGCCATTTTGGCGCGAGATGAGGAAGATTGTTTCTTTGGAGTTGTTTTCTAGCCGACGTCTAGATCTTCTCAAGCATGTGCAAGTCTCCGAAACAAAAACTTCCATCCAAGAGCTCCATAAGTTGTGGAGGGAAAGAAACAATGGGCTAGACTATGTCATGGTGGATATGAGTCAATGGTTCTCCAATTTGACACTAAACGTGATCCTTCAAATGATTGCCGGTAAAAGGTATTCTGGGACTATGATGGATGGACCAGACAAGGACGAGGCGAAACGGTGTCAAAGGATATTTAAGGAATTTCTTCGTCTCATTGGGGTAAATATGGTGGGTGACGCGATACCTTGGCTTCGATGGTTAGACATAGGTGGTTGTGAGAAAGCCATGAAAATAATCGGGAAAGAAGTGGACGATCTCATGGAGGAGTGGCTAAAGGAGCATCATCATCAAAGGAGCTGTAGTAGCAAGGCTAGAAAAGATGACCAAGACTTCATGGATGTGATGATTTCAACACTTGAGAATGCAAACATTTTTGGCTACGATTCTAATACTGTCAACAAAGCCACATGCGTGGTATGATCATctatattttcaaaaagaaaattaaaaaaattcatttatattatgtTACCTAGCtagattttcattttaattaagtaaattttattttcgtaGAATTTGATAACAGGAGCTACCGACACAGTATCTGTCGTGTTGACATGGACCCTAAGCCTAATCATGAACCAGCCGGGCGTGTTGCGCAAGGCCAAGGTAGAGATGGATGTTGAAGTGGGGACGAAAAGGCAAGTGGAAGACTCGGATATTCCCAAGTTAGCTTACCTCCGTTCCATAGTCAAAGAGGCGCTAAGACTTTATTCCCCTGCTCTAGGAGGGATAAGAGAACTATCTCAAGACATAAATATAGGAGGCTACAATGTTCCAAAAGGGACAAGGCTCATCACACACCTTTGGAAGCTCCAACGCGACCCCAAAGTGTGGTCGGAGCCTTCCGAATTTCGACCAGAGAGGTTTCTCAATGCTCACAAAGGAGTTGATGTTCTCGGCCAACATTTTGAGTTGATTCCATTCGGGGCAGGTAGGAGAGCATGTCCCGGAACCATTTTTTCTATGCAAATATTGCATTTGGTGCTTGCTAATTTGATACATGCCTTTGACCTCTCAACTCCAAACAATGAACAAGTTGACATGACTGAGATTCCGGGCTTAACCAACTCTAAGGCCATCCCTCTTGACTTGCTCATTACTCCTCGACTACCCCAAAATCTTTATGAATAACCCATTAACTATTATgaacttattaaatataaatttatttcaatcttATGGatgttgaaatatatataatatgggtgcttcaaatatataataatgtttatttagtttataaaagtattaattcGTTAGATAGGGTGGCGCAGCAGAAGCGCATAACCCACGTGTCCCAAAATCAAAATTGGACTTTGATAAATTtccttttcaattttaatatatgtttgaaacaaattataatttcagCCTTAATACCATTTGAACCGGTGCATATAAGCGTCGCCCAATAAGTTACC is drawn from Impatiens glandulifera chromosome 3, dImpGla2.1, whole genome shotgun sequence and contains these coding sequences:
- the LOC124928899 gene encoding cytochrome P450 CYP82D47-like; amino-acid sequence: MADKYGPIYTLRLGVHKFVVVSSWELVKELFTTHDLAVASRPKLLALEHFGYNNASFGFAPYGPFWREMRKIVSLELFSSRRLDLLKHVQVSETKTSIQELHKLWRERNNGLDYVMVDMSQWFSNLTLNVILQMIAGKRYSGTMMDGPDKDEAKRCQRIFKEFLRLIGVNMVGDAIPWLRWLDIGGCEKAMKIIGKEVDDLMEEWLKEHHHQRSCSSKARKDDQDFMDVMISTLENANIFGYDSNTVNKATCVNLITGATDTVSVVLTWTLSLIMNQPGVLRKAKVEMDVEVGTKRQVEDSDIPKLAYLRSIVKEALRLYSPALGGIRELSQDINIGGYNVPKGTRLITHLWKLQRDPKVWSEPSEFRPERFLNAHKGVDVLGQHFELIPFGAGRRACPGTIFSMQILHLVLANLIHAFDLSTPNNEQVDMTEIPGLTNSKAIPLDLLITPRLPQNLYE